Proteins encoded by one window of Archaeoglobus veneficus SNP6:
- a CDS encoding ATP-grasp domain-containing protein → MRWMRNRKRWNTTEVMKVFLFEFATCVGCDDDSIAAEGLSMFKSLYDGFSSFSEVLTTLQPEVLFALQDVPATVPSSTSTRSWEENFVELSREADFSLIIAPEDDFLLYTLTKKLKSYNLGSKPAGVAIASDKWLTYQAIKRRANTPKTSLKPLDPPFLIKPRVSCGGTGIALLNDASKIPEGHIAQEYVKGKNLSVSLLVGDEVNVLSVNEQIVENFTYRGAVVPYAGNAGVVAEVIEEAVKAVEAINGLFGYVGVDIVLAEQPYVVDVNPRITTSATLFSRVYSINLAELLVRNYEGKTIPEIKPKRRVRLVKVEAKEANFIKAGSCGLRMEVVGQ, encoded by the coding sequence ATGAGATGGATGAGGAACAGGAAGAGGTGGAATACAACAGAAGTCATGAAAGTGTTCCTGTTTGAGTTTGCTACTTGTGTGGGGTGCGACGACGACAGCATTGCAGCGGAAGGTCTCAGCATGTTTAAATCCCTCTACGATGGTTTTTCTTCCTTTTCTGAAGTTCTGACCACTCTGCAGCCAGAAGTCCTGTTCGCCCTACAGGATGTTCCTGCTACGGTTCCCTCAAGTACCTCGACTCGATCCTGGGAGGAGAACTTCGTAGAACTATCCAGAGAGGCGGATTTCAGTCTCATCATAGCTCCCGAAGATGATTTTCTCCTCTACACTCTCACAAAGAAGCTCAAATCATATAATCTGGGCAGCAAACCAGCAGGAGTTGCAATAGCATCGGATAAATGGCTAACCTACCAAGCAATAAAGAGGAGAGCTAATACGCCAAAAACATCCCTCAAACCCCTTGACCCCCCATTCCTTATCAAGCCGCGCGTCTCGTGTGGTGGGACTGGGATCGCACTCCTGAACGATGCTTCGAAGATTCCTGAGGGACATATTGCCCAGGAATACGTAAAAGGGAAAAACCTGAGCGTTTCTCTTCTCGTAGGCGATGAGGTAAACGTTCTGAGCGTGAACGAGCAGATTGTGGAAAACTTCACGTACAGAGGAGCCGTTGTCCCGTATGCTGGAAACGCTGGAGTGGTTGCAGAAGTAATAGAAGAGGCCGTAAAGGCCGTTGAAGCAATAAATGGCCTTTTTGGCTACGTTGGAGTTGATATTGTGCTTGCGGAACAGCCATACGTCGTTGACGTCAATCCGAGGATAACAACTTCTGCCACGCTCTTTAGCAGAGTTTATAGTATTAATCTCGCAGAACTGCTCGTAAGGAACTACGAGGGTAAGACCATCCCGGAAATTAAGCCTAAACGAAGGGTCAGGCTTGTGAAGGTTGAAGCAAAGGAAGCAAATTTCATAAAAGCTGGCAGTTGTGGACTCAGAATGGAAGTGGTGGGACAATGA
- a CDS encoding dolichyl-phosphate beta-glucosyltransferase: MSGRNEISVSVVLPAYNEASRLENAVGEVVKALDAAGYNYEVIIAEDGSTDGTAEIAAKLADGNRIRHLHSDERLGRGKALMRAFEAARGSIVAYLDVDLSTDLKHLKELIDAIAIEGYDIAIGSRLAKGSRAERPVKRDVASKGYNFLVRFLLGSKIKDHQCGFKAFRRDIVLSLGKRAKDTHWFWDTEVLVLAQQEGLRIKEIPVEWRHGGATKVRFWKDIVYMFRQILRMRFG; the protein is encoded by the coding sequence ATGAGCGGCAGAAATGAAATCAGCGTGTCTGTCGTTTTGCCAGCATACAACGAGGCTTCAAGGCTCGAAAATGCTGTCGGAGAAGTCGTCAAAGCCCTCGATGCAGCAGGCTACAATTACGAGGTTATAATTGCCGAAGACGGCTCCACTGATGGCACTGCTGAAATAGCTGCAAAGCTTGCGGACGGTAACAGAATCAGGCACCTGCACTCAGATGAAAGACTTGGGAGAGGAAAAGCCCTGATGCGTGCATTTGAGGCTGCGAGAGGAAGTATTGTAGCCTACCTCGACGTTGACCTCTCAACAGACCTGAAGCACCTGAAGGAACTGATAGACGCGATAGCCATTGAGGGTTATGACATTGCAATAGGCTCGAGGCTTGCCAAGGGTAGCAGAGCAGAAAGACCTGTAAAAAGAGACGTCGCCTCAAAGGGCTACAACTTTCTCGTTCGTTTTCTGCTCGGTTCGAAGATAAAAGACCACCAGTGTGGGTTCAAGGCGTTCAGGAGAGACATCGTCCTGAGTCTGGGTAAAAGGGCCAAGGATACGCACTGGTTCTGGGATACAGAAGTGCTCGTTCTCGCACAACAGGAGGGATTGAGAATAAAGGAGATCCCCGTTGAGTGGAGGCACGGCGGGGCTACGAAGGTGAGGTTCTGGAAGGACATTGTGTACATGTTCCGCCAGATACTGCGAATGAGGTTTGGGTAA